A stretch of the Ostrea edulis chromosome 9, xbOstEdul1.1, whole genome shotgun sequence genome encodes the following:
- the LOC125660029 gene encoding zinc finger protein Xfin-like, translating to MDEAGNSSVLDTSEGALVVDLSLGTDDSQLTDISRCTPSDSKTTDTSKYTTDDSEQTDVFPCTNDACRTSECNRTDSQRSQISVCSNSDSEATDVMSADKRGVSDRGSKEGLAAHTEEHRGPKEENQTHWQSERPTVASDEDVIHSSKYTPQKVDLRMAQLAVNAYVSPSKVGSLNTPQKGNSERSEVHGDKKMDKINKHEEETGNSFPNREQPYVAKPGQTKSKTTDLYSQEMSKLYANMQCHDHTPRIEKNMSPEDDKEEMADMNETGDHIDLSKMEDEMDTSQAQEGEPIQQLTTEVHCALCNNWFLNMSSYTVHMAKHAKMSSPLLGLKCEKCKKMYYYEMEFKAHIQAHIEMLKVYKCRVCFKPFAEKCELQRHMKIHREKKEFSCHFCGKEFHYTFNLKKHMRTHTGEKPYSCILCELKFTHKNSLNRHMSLHTNETEFECCVCDKVCLDRWTLQKHLASHQILTCTVCEQSFTNSRQLQDHQKTHTETAKETSVPEVPNSQENNGSKSIDSAQSNTETLKTDIEIKPDPDQKPKAKRVRRAVETQCEVCRKVFKNPGNYNRHLQSKEGMPVQTCDLCGHQFHDVYDLLRHTRQVHSQTSDTKGYICQVCGQNYPDLALLTEHMSEHLQNINKAGSAGSKHLLNMNKAGSASSEHIPRTDGSLSLYCSVCGEKFLNPIMLNLHMMEHSSSKRISENVLDLSQSKEDASQSPPRKRLKLETVENTETQEYYDSDKENEPLNLSKKKYSPKAKPKVLRVCQKQAVPVLPRISSISQVTNNVSRHQKSKPTTSSESVGLDLSCKSKPSEASQGIVAGDQTKEHDQETSKPESADNFTKGAEKNETQSLDCEDRDTPMKSPAMSSNVAMDMTGEDFPDENSNLTDKSDHLDQSSDRSSRPGSPPIPLTCEYCVMTFSDPVTLNRHLSSHYKEWAFYCNYCNMMFTESTSYRSHTPIHPSHAPYMCNVCHSHFSDRISLGAHQSQAHPQEKPFQCGVCQRRFPVKSYLGSHCRTHLTERPFKCSICERTFVHNFNLTKHMRTHTGEKPYKCAWCERKFSQKNSLNRHEKIHMRETPSKESLQPVSGSGQLFSPAPGQEDTTHGQTTPCKSDRSTPVSLNSPDQTTPHSQHKNWSRQNRSRNSSTSSNGTHRATPDPTSQDGIHSLSPEILQHMYLQQLAVIQCMVQQQQQQQHENNVNLMQNPFLMAAYMQQTHMLQQMADRDPNMFPYQPASMESMISSHSKLMENYGKNPQQRKNTDQALSPRSHDQGTQL from the exons ATGGATGAAGCAGGAAACAGCTCAGTTCTTGACACATCAGAGGGAGCCTTAGTGGTGGATCTATCTCTTGGTACAGATGACTCGCAGCTCACCGATATCTCGAGATGTACACCCAGTGACTCAAAGACCACAGACACATCAAAATACACGACCGATGATTCAGAGCAAACTGATGTCTTCCCGTGTACCAATGATGCCTGCAGGACAAGTGAATGCAACAGAACAGATTCACAGAGGTCTCAGATTTCTGTGTGTTCCAACAGCGACTCTGAAGCGACTGACGTGATGAGCGCTGACAAGCGAGGAGTGTCTGACAGAGGTTCAAAAGAGGGATTAGCGGCCCATACAGAAGAGCACAGAGGTCCAAAAGAGGAAAATCAGACCCACTGGCAAAGTGAGAGGCCAACAGTAGCGAGCGATGAGGACGTAATACATAGCAGTAAATACACCCCCCAGAAAGTGGACCTCCGAATGGCGCAACTGGCTGTCAATGCTTACGTATCTCCCTCCAAAGTAGGGAGTCTTAACACACCCCAAAAAGGCAACTCGGAACGTTCAGAAGTTCATGGTGAcaaaaaaatggacaaaatcAACAAACATGAGGAGGAGACTGGCAATTCCTTTCCAAATAGAGAACAGCCATATGTGGCCAAACCTGGACAAACCAAATCAAAAACCACAGACCTCTATTCTCAGGAAATGTCCAAACTGTATGCTAATATGCAGTGTCATGACCACACTCCAAGAATTGAAAAGAACATGTCTCCTGAAGATGACAAGGAGGAAATGGCGGACATGAATGAGACAGGTGACCACATTGACCTTAGCAAAATGGAGGATGAAATGGATACGAGTCAAGCACAGGAGGGAGAACCAATCCAACAGCTGACAACTGAAGTCCATTGTGCTTTGTGCAACAACTGGTTTCTAAACATGAGCTCATATACTGTGCACATGGCAAAGCATGCTAAGATGAGCTCACCATTGCTGGGACTAAAATGTGAAAAGTGTAAGAAAATGTACTACTATGAAATGGAATTCAAAGCTCATATACAGGCACACATAGAAATGCTAAAGGTTTACAAGTGTCGAGTTTGTTTCAAGCCATTTGCAGAGAAATGCGAGCTGCAACGTCATATGAAAATTCACAGGGAAAAAAAGGAGTTTTCCTGCCACTTCTGTGGGAAAGAATTCCACTATACCTTCAACCTAAAGAAACACATGAGAACTCACACAGGTGAAAAGCCATATAGCTGTATCCTTTGTGAGCTCAAGTTTACTCATAAGAACAGCTTGAACCGCCACATGAGTCTGCATACCAATGAGACTGAGTTTGAATGTTGTGTGTGTGACAAGGTATGCCTCGACCGATGGACTCTACAGAAACACCTGGCATCCCATCAGATCCTTACCTGTACAGTATGTGAGCAGTCCTTCACCAACAGTAGGCAGCTCCAGGATCACCAGAAAACTCATACAGAGACAGCGAAGGAGACCTCAGTTCCAGAGGTCCCAAACAGTCAGGAAAATAACGGGTCCAAATCAATAGACTCTGCTCAAAGTAACACTGAAACATTAAAGACTGACATAGAAATCAAACCAGATCCTGACCAGAAACCAAAGGCTAAGCGGGTGAGGAGAGCTGTGGAGACACAGTGTGAGGTCTGTCGTAAAGTATTCAAGAACCCCGGAAACTACAACCGCCATCTACAGTCCAAAGAGGGAATGCCAGTTCAGACCTGTGACTTGTGTGGTCACCAGTTCCATGATGTGTATGATCTTCTGAGGCATACCCGACAAGTCCACTCCCAAACCTCAGACACCAAGGGTTATATCTGTCAAGTCTGTGGACAAAACTATCCAGATCTGGCACTGCTTACAGAACATATGTCAGAGCATCTGCAGAACATAAACAAAGCTGGATCAGCTGGTTCCAAGCACCTACTGAACATGAACAAAGCTGGGTCAGCTTCATCTGAACATATTCCAAGAACAGATGGATCCCTTTCTCTGTATTGCTCAGTTTGTGGAGAAAAATTCCTCAATCCAATAATGCTGAATTTACACATGATGGAGCATTCATCCTCAAAGAGAATCTCAGAGAATGTCCTTGATCTATCCCAATCGAAGGAGGATGCCAGTCAGTCTCCCCCAAGAAAACGTCTAAAGTTAGAAACAGTCGAAAATACAGAAACACAGGAGTACTATGACAGTGATAAGGAAAATGAACCACTTAATCTATCCAAAAAGAAATACTCTCCCAAGGCCAAGCCAAAAGTTCTGAGGGTTTGTCAGAAACAGGCTGTGCCAGTCCTCCCCAGGATCAGTAGTATATCACAGGTCACAAATAATGTGTCACGTCATCAGAAGTCCAAACCAACGACTAGTTCAGAGAGTGTTGGACTGGACTTGTCCTGTAAATCAAAACCGTCTGAGGCTTCACAGGGGATTGTTGCTGGAGACCAAACTAAGGAACATGATCAAGAGACATCTAAACCAGAATCTGCTGACAACTTTACAAAAGGAGCAGAGAAAAATGAAACACAATCTTTGGACTGTGAAGATAGGGATACGCCAATGAAATCACCAGCCATGAGTTCGAATGTTGCCATGGATATGACCGGAGAAGACTTCCCAGATGAGAACTCAAACTTAACTGACAAAAGTGACCACCTAGATCAGTCCTCTGACCGCAGCAGTAGGCCAGGTTCTCCACCAatacctctgacctgtgagtaCTGTGTCATGACCTTTAgtgacccagtgaccttgaacaGACACTTGTCCTCACACTACAAGGAATGGGCATTCTACTGCAACTATTGCAACATGATGTTTACAGAGAGCACCAGCTATAGATCCCACACCCCTATACACCCCTCCCATGCTCCATACATGTGTAATGTGTGCCACTCCCACTTCTCTGACAGAATCAGCCTCGGGGCACACCAATCCCAGGCCCACCCTCAGGAGAAGCCATTCCAGTGTGGAGTTTGCCAGAGGAGGTTTCCAGTCAAGTCTTACCTAGGCTCACATTGCCGAACTCACCTGACAGAGAGACCGTTCAAGTGTAGCATCTGTGAGCGCACATTTGTGCACAACTTCAACCTGACGAAGCACATGAGGACACACACTGGTGAGAAACCCTACAAATGTGCATGGTGTGAGAGGAAGTTCAGCCAGAAAAATAGTCTGAACAG GCACGAGAAAATCCACATGAGGGAGACTCCATCAAAGGAAAGCCTGCAGCCTGTGTCAGGAAGTGGTCAACTTTTCAGCCCAGCCCCAGGTCAGGAGGATACTACCCATGGACAGACAACACCCTGCAAATCCGATAGATCCACCCCTGTCTCTCTCAACAGCCCAGATCAGACCACACCTCATAGTCAGCACAAGAACTGGTCCAGACAGAATCGGTCTAGAAACAGCTCCACCAGCTCAAATGGAACACACCGGGCAACACCAGATCCAACCTCTCAGGACGGGATCCACAGCCTGTCTCCCGAGATCCTACAGCACATGTACCTACAACAGTTGGCTGTGATACAGTGCATGGTGCAACAACAACAGCAGCAGCAGCATGAAAACAACGTGAACCTGATGCAGAATCCCTTTTTGATGGCAGCCTACATGCAGCAGACGCACATGCTACAGCAGATGGCAGACAGGGATCCAAACATGTTTCCATACCAACCAGCCTCGATGGAATCCATGATATCTTCCCACTCCAAATTGATGGAGAATTATGGGAAAAACCCACAGCAGCGGAAGAACACGGATCAGGCACTCTCTCCAAGAAGTCATGATCAAGGGACGCAACTATGA